The proteins below come from a single Hippocampus zosterae strain Florida chromosome 5, ASM2543408v3, whole genome shotgun sequence genomic window:
- the agmo gene encoding alkylglycerol monooxygenase, which yields MADCGLLSPVPARLRAMLYLLTPNESSFEMLHDVPDYVYQANPFFLGLVILEMLLGSLISGAKLYNIADGIISVSLGMMSRLPLLLVRGLELSAYVYVWEHFRLVELPWDSAWTWWFSFLAVDFCYYWFHRFAHEVAILWAAHQVHHSSEYYNFSTALRQPLTQQLTSWIFYVPMALAVPPSAFAVHIQLNLLFQFWLHTEVIRDMGPLEWIFNTPKHHRVHHGRNLYCIDKNFGGILIIWDRLFGTFSPEKDKVVYGLVYPSNSFEIITSQFHYYLSLWRRSTTYSSLADKVSTFVKGPSWTPGNPRLGNYNLVPKLTGEEKPHDPSCSLPVQVYVVTHFLLVLHTYHELFENQATLTQLTILGMTGYILLTLTSLGFIIDCRPLASILEMLRCMCLVMLLHYSHLRPPNSALTVPTQALASFSVLYWALQSFSQLLSLKMKSH from the exons ATGGCGGACTGTGGACTTCTCAGCCCGGTACCGGCGAGGCTGCGGgccatgctttatttgcttacGCCGAACGAGTCGTCCTTCGAGATGCTGCACGATGTCCCCGATTACGTCTATCAG gccAACCCTTTCTTCCTGGGCCTTGTCATTCTGGAGATGCTGCTGGGCTCGCTGATCTCGGGAGCGAAACTTTACAACATTGCTGATGGCATCATCTCCGTGTCTTTAGGGATGATGTCTCGACTCCCGCT GCTGCTGGTGCGCGGTCTGGAGCTGTCGGCCTACGTGTATGTGTGGGAGCACTTCCGCCTTGTGGAGCTGCCTTGGGACTCGGCCTGGACCTGGTGGTTCAGCTTTCTGGCCGTCGACTTTTGCTACTACTGGTTCCACCGCTTCGCCCATG AGGTAGCCATCCTTTGGGCAGCCCACCAGGTGCACCACAGTTCAGAGTACTACAACTTCAGCACGGCTCTACGGCAGCCGCTCACCCAGCAGCTGACTTCGTGG ATTTTCTACGTGCCCATGGCCTTGGCCGTGCCACCGTCCGCCTTTGCTGTCCACATTCAACTCAATCTGCTCTTCCAGTTCTGGTTGCACACAGAG GTAATCCGAGACATGGGGCCACTGGAGTGGATCTTCAACACTCCCAAGCATCACAGAGTTCACCATG GAAGAAACCTATACTGCATTGACAAAAACTTTGGGGGAATCCTAATCATCTGGGACCGATTGTTTG gtaCCTTCTCACCAGAGAAGGACAAGGTGGTTTATGGCTTGGTCTACCCCAGCAACTCATTTGAAATCATCACAAGTCAG ttccACTACTATTTGTCCTTGTGGAGAAGGTCAACCACCTACTCAAGTCTCGCTGACAAAGTGTCAACTTTTGTCAAAGGTCCCAGTTGGACGCCTGGAAACCCTCGGCTGGGCAACTACAATCTCGTTCCAAAG CTGACCGGTGAGGAGAAGCCTCACGATCCCAGCTGCTCGCTGCCGGTACAAGTTTACGTGGTGACACATTTCCTGCTGGTGCTGCACACGTACCACGAGCTCTTCGAAAACCAGGCG ACACTGACCCAGTTGACCATCCTGGGGATGACCGGCTACATCCTGCTCACTCTTACCTCCCTGGGCTTCATCATTGACTGCAG GCCATtggcgtccattttggagaTGCTACGCTGCATGTGCCTGGTGATGTTGCTACATTACAGCCACCTGAGGCCCCCCAACTCAGCTCTGACTGTGCCCACCCAG